The sequence below is a genomic window from Gemmatimonas sp. UBA7669.
CGCGCTCCGACTCCACGCCCGTCTGATAATCGAGGCCAACCTCGCCGACGTAGCGCGTGCGTGGGAGCAGCGTGGCGAACTGCGGGAGCTCGCGGTGCCGTTGGACGGCCAGCTCAGGATGGAGGCCGAGCGCGGGGCGGACGTAGCGCCCCGTGCCCACCATGTCGCAGAGCCGCGAGAAGACTGACGGCGTGTTCGTGACCGCGACGGTGTAGATCCGCTGCTGCTCGATCTGCCGGAGGAGCGCGGCCGGATCCGGGTACAGATCGACGTGGCAGTGCGTGTCGAGGAAGTGCGCGTGACTGGGAGAAGCGGCGGCGTCCATCGGCCAGTCTACCGGATCGGCACGCCGAGGTGGCGCGCGACCTCGTCCATCCCAGCGTCGTACACGCGGAGCAGCTGCTGCAGCTCCGCGTCCGTCTCCACGTGCAGTGGGCCGCTCAGGTTGATGTCGACCGCCCGTGCCGGACGACGGCGCGTCTCGAGCGCGTACAGAAACGCCAGCACGTCGGCTGACCGACGCGGCTTGAGCGTGGGCAGCGCGCTAGGGAGGTCGAAGCTGTACCGGCCGTCATCCACGCCGGCGTGCTGCGTGGACGCGCGGCGAATGATGCAGGGCACGCACGTCCCACAGTGCGGTTGGCGCTGTGCGCTCCCCAGGAAGCGGCTCTGGTTCGGATGCGCACACGACACGCTCGCGGCCGCGAGGTCCGCCGCAATCCCGCGGTCGCGCGCCGCCCACGCACCCAGCATCTCCCCCTTCGTCTGCGCGGCGTAGGGCGTGTGCAGCGGCGTCGACAGACCGAGCTCCCGCATCGCCTCGCGCAGCATCGCCAAGGTGTGCGGGTGCGTCGTGCGCGTGCTCCAGCTCCCGAGGCGTGCTTTGGTGAGTGGCACGTTGAGCGAGATCAGGCCGTTCTCGGGCACGACGAGCGGCACCGGCCCACCACCATGGGCCACATCGAGCGCGCTCGCCACGAGCAGACCGAGCGCGAAGAAGATGATCGAGCGGCTGCGGGTCGTCGTGACGCTCTCGGTCTCCCCCGCAACCGGGGCCGGCGGATTCAGGCGAAAGCGGAGCGGACGTGCGAGGTCTGCGGGAAAGTGGCGACCCAACGCGTCGAGCACGGCCTGCTGGGCCGGGCTCGAGAACGTGGCGCCGCCGCTTTTCGCGTTGTGGCTCACGAAGGCCACGCGCTGACCTGCGGCGAGCAGATCGGCGCCGCCGATGGCGGAGTCGAGCCCCCCCGACAACAGACTGACGCACTGCGCATGGATCGGCGTCGGCGTCGTCCGCATCGGACGCGGCCGCGGCGGGGGCGGCACCTGTGACTCGCGAAAGGCGAGCTTCCAGTGGTCCCCGGACAGATAGTCAAGCAGCGCGCACAGCGCCGGCGTTGCCGCCTCCCACCGCGCGCGGTCCGCCACCGGCACATGCAGCACGATGTGTCGACTCCATCGGTCGTACGCCGTTCGGTGCGGCACCAGCAGATCCGCGCAGTAGGCAGCCGTGGCCACGCGAAACAGATCGACCGCGTCCTGGGTCGGTACCAGTCCCGCCTGCCGGAGCGGCTCCCACACGTCCTCATCAACGCGCCACCGGTCATCGCCGGGTGCGCCGTCCATACGCAGTCCCACGAGTTGCCCCCGGCTTCCCGGCTCGACGATGAAGGTGTCCTCCGCGCCCGCGCGGAGCAGCACGTGATACGTGGGCGCGGGGCCGTGCGTCGCCCCCCTCATGCGGCGCCCCGGTCGCCGTGGCGCAGCCCCGCCTGCACGACACCGTACGACTCCTCGAAAAGCCGGTCGATCACGCGTTGCCCTTCCCCAGCGTCCCAGCGGGCGGCAAACAGGGCGCCCTGCGCGCCGAAGAACGCGGTGGTGTCGATGTCCAGCCGCACCGCATCCTCGATGTAGTGCCGCGCGGCCTTCTCGATCTCGCGCATGCGCGGGATGATGCCGTTGGACTTGGCGTGGATGTGGGCCGTGAGCGCGTTGATCACGCGCGTGTAGATGTAGTTCGTCACGTACCGCAGCAGCGCATCCGCCATGAGGGCCGGCGTCATGCGGTCGAGCGCCAGCACGCCGCCCGTCGGCACGGCCATCTGGTCAAAGAGTTCGAGCAGCGTGTCATCCATCGCGTCGCGTGCGACGGCGTCCTCGGTCAGGGCGCCGGTCGGGGCCAGCGCGTCCGCGAGCCGGAGGAGGAACACGTCGGCACTGCGATCCAGGAACTCGGCGATCCCGAACTCGCGCGCCGCGCTCGCGATGCCGCCCGTCGCGACCCCCGACAGGAAGCTGGCGAAACGTCCCGCCGTCTGACTGCCGGCCGTGGACAGCTGCGCGGCGCGTCGTGCGCCGCCCATCGCGCCGACGGCGCTGCGGACGCCGGATCGGACGTTCTCGCGCCCGGCGGCGCCGCCCACGCGCCCGGTGCCCACCGCGCCGATCAGGCGACGCGTCGACGGCCACGTCGGTGGCTCGCCTATGGGCACCGCC
It includes:
- the qatC gene encoding Qat anti-phage system QueC-like protein QatC translates to MLLRAGAEDTFIVEPGSRGQLVGLRMDGAPGDDRWRVDEDVWEPLRQAGLVPTQDAVDLFRVATAAYCADLLVPHRTAYDRWSRHIVLHVPVADRARWEAATPALCALLDYLSGDHWKLAFRESQVPPPPRPRPMRTTPTPIHAQCVSLLSGGLDSAIGGADLLAAGQRVAFVSHNAKSGGATFSSPAQQAVLDALGRHFPADLARPLRFRLNPPAPVAGETESVTTTRSRSIIFFALGLLVASALDVAHGGGPVPLVVPENGLISLNVPLTKARLGSWSTRTTHPHTLAMLREAMRELGLSTPLHTPYAAQTKGEMLGAWAARDRGIAADLAAASVSCAHPNQSRFLGSAQRQPHCGTCVPCIIRRASTQHAGVDDGRYSFDLPSALPTLKPRRSADVLAFLYALETRRRPARAVDINLSGPLHVETDAELQQLLRVYDAGMDEVARHLGVPIR